A DNA window from Ranitomeya imitator isolate aRanImi1 chromosome 2, aRanImi1.pri, whole genome shotgun sequence contains the following coding sequences:
- the KCNJ16 gene encoding inward rectifier potassium channel 16, with product MIQVTDTWKLVNVKEHTWYQHSLVYRKSYQHRFMQKDGSCNVYFKSILGEWESYVLDIFTTLVDMKWRHMLIIFSLSYVLSWLLFGLLFWIIALQHGDISNMDITPCIDKVRTFAGAFLFSLETQTTIGYGYRCVTEQCSLAIILVTLQSVFSCIIDTFIIGAAMAKMATARKRAQTVRFSYFALVGLRDGQLCLMWRIGDFRPNHVVEGNVRAQLLRYNEDHEKGIVMEYKDLKLVNDQIILVTPVTVVHVIDEHSPLYALDRKAVASDRFEILVTFIYTGDSTGTSHQSRTSYLPREILWGFRFNNILLAKKKHYKVDGEQFEEMTEYYTPFCSAKQLDINNMPASPSSSSMPNGLSSRPRLRSTANVLTTVKSTSSMNNILHDASSATSLSNDLLNIACPSSMPNCISSMSQSITTVSSLDTTDSNYEKHVDTDPALEDAEGISYQASSGAVTKCCTSPGIQSIVFSI from the coding sequence ATGATTCAAGTTACAGATACATGGAAGCTAGTCAATGTAAAAGAGCACACATGGTACCAACACAGTCTGGTCTACAGGAAATCCTACCAGCATCGTTTTATGCAAAAAGATGGCAGCTGCAACGTCTACTTCAAGAGCATCCTTGGAGAGTGGGAGAGTTACGTGCTTGACATCTTCACCACGTTAGTTGACATGAAGTGGCGTCACATGCTGATCATATTTTCATTATCATATGTCTTATCATGGCTTCTGTTTGGCTTACTCTTCTGGATCATCGCTTTACAGCATGGCGATATCAGCAACATGGATATAACTCCTTGCATTGACAAAGTACGCACATTTGCGGGAGCGTTTTTATTCTCACTTGAGACGCAGACAACCATTGGCTATGGTTATCGCTGTGTCACGGAGCAGTGCTCTTTGGCAATCATACTGGTCACTCTGCAATCAGTATTTAGTTGTATTATTGACACGTTCATAATAGGTGCCGCTATGGCCAAGATGGCTACTGCCCGGAAAAGAGCCCAGACGGTACGTTTCAGTTACTTTGCTCTTGTTGGCTTGAGAGATGGACAGCTCTGCCTTATGTGGCGAATTGGTGACTTCCGTCCAAACCATGTGGTGGAGGGAAATGTGAGGGCCCAATTGCTCCGCTATAATGAAGATCATGAGAAAGGGATCGTAATGGAATACAAAGATCTCAAACTGGTCAATGACCAAATCATATTGGTAACACCAGTCACAGTTGTCCATGTTATTGATGAACATAGTCCTTTATATGCGCTAGATCGGAAAGCTGTGGCTTCAGACAGATTTGAGATCTTGGTGACATTCATATACACAGGGGATTCTACGGGAACGTCCCATCAGTCTCGAACATCCTACTTACCCCGTGAAATCCTTTGGGGCTTCAGATTCAACAATATCTTGTTAGCAAAGAAAAAACATTATAAAGTCGATGGTGAGCAATTCGAGGAAATGACTGAATATTATACCCCGTTCTGCAGTGCAAAGCAGCTGGACATCAATAACATGCCCGCAAGTCCTTCCAGCAGCTCCATGCCCAATGGCTTATCATCCAGACCACGCCTAAGATCAACAGCTAATGTCTTGACCACTGTAAAGTCAACCAGCTCAATGAACAACATCTTGCATGATGCTTCATCTGCCACCTCACTCTCCAATGACTTGCTCAACATTGCATGTCCAAGTTCAATGCCCAATTGTATCTCCAGCATGTCCCAGAGCATAACCACTGTGTCATCACTAGATACTACAGACAGCAACTATGAAAAGCACGTAGACACTGACCCAGCTTTAGAAGACGCAGAAGGCATTTCGTACCAAGCTTCTTCCGGGGCAGTTACCAAGTGTTGCACCTCTCCAGGCATACAAAGCATAGTGTTTTCTATTTAA